In Helianthus annuus cultivar XRQ/B chromosome 8, HanXRQr2.0-SUNRISE, whole genome shotgun sequence, a single genomic region encodes these proteins:
- the LOC110869558 gene encoding uncharacterized protein LOC110869558: MSADSSSSSSDGVLDDMLIAVTQETINHLREEAQSTTSRTRQPHLEQDRLGAHERLMHDYFCENPLYDDEQFRRTFRMSRCLFLRISNDLAAEFSFFTQKESASRKIGFSGIQKCIAAIRQLVYGIVTNAWDEYLRMSARSCRDCLENFFEGVIFLYGR; this comes from the exons ATGTCAGCCGATTCGTCGAGCTCTTCATCTGACGGTGTTCTCGACGATATGCTTATCGCAGTGACGCAGGAGACGATTAATCATTTGCGAGAAGAAGCCCAATCGACTACATCGCGTACCAGACAACCGCATCTTGAACAAGATCGGTTAGGTGCTCATGAACGTTTAATGCAcgattatttttgtgaaaatccgtTGTACGATGATGAACAGTTTAGGCGTACGTTTCGTATGAGCCGTTGTCTTTTCCTAAGAATTTCTAATGATCTTGCGGCCGAATTCTCTTTTTTCACACAAAAAGAAAGTGCTAGTCGCAAAATTGGTTTCTCTGGAATACAAAAGTGTATTGCCGCAATTAGACAACTAGTGTACGGCATAGTGACTAATGCGTGGGATGAATATTTAAGGATGTCAGCCAGAAGTTGTCGTGATTGTCTTGAAAATTTTTTTGAAG GTGTTATCTTTCTTTACGGGAGGTGA
- the LOC110869557 gene encoding uncharacterized protein LOC110869557 — MSNRLESATPCHHDGPTLILQAVASQDLWIWHAYFGMAGANNDIAVLQSSNLLDDVIDSFAPDTSFYANDVEYKYGYYLTDGIYPEWATFVKTLSCPDDEKRMYYKKKQETARKDIERAFGVLKKRWYITAQPSMILEKSKLRNIMYTCIILHNMILEDSDRAFYRESYDESNQPTNPLLTYAEKEVIRARIRDRDTHHNLRADLTEHLWFYREHGGDDEDDQ; from the coding sequence ATGTCCAACCGCTTGGAAAGTGCAACACCATGTCACCACGATGGTCCTACCCTAATATTACAAGCGGTCGCGTCTcaagatttatggatttggcatgcgTACTTTGGCATGGCTGGGGCGAACAATGACATCGCAGTTTTACAATCTTCGAATCTTTTAGACGACGTCATAGATAGTTTTGCACCAGATACTTCATTCTATGCAAACGACGTGGAGTATAAGTATGGGTACTATCTCACAGATGGTATTTATCCAGAGTGGGCGACGTTTGTGAAAACTCTTTCGTGTCCAGATGACGAGAAAAGAATGTATTACAAGAAGAAACAAGAGACAGCAAGAAAAGATATCGAGCGGGCTTTCGGTGTGTTAAAAAAGAGATGGTATATCACTGCCCAGCCGTCGATGATACTTGAAAAAAGTAAATTGAGAAACATCATGTATACATGCATCATCTTGCATAACATGATATTGGAGGACTCGGACAGAGCATTTTATAGAGAAAGTTATGATGAAAGTAACCAACCGACGAACCCACTACTCACATACGCTGAAAAAGAAGTTATCCGAGCGAGGATACGTGACAGAGACACGCACCATAACCTTCGAGCTGATCTGACCGAGCATCTATGGTTTTATCGTGAACATGGAGGAGACGACGAAGACGACCAGTGA